In the genome of Rhodoferax fermentans, one region contains:
- a CDS encoding tripartite tricarboxylate transporter permease, whose protein sequence is MQELNLLLNGFAALAHQPLALLLSVIGVAVGIVIGAMPGLTATMGVAILLPFTFGMDPVSGLLMISGVYFGGVYGGSITAILLKIPGTPAAAATAIDGFELTKKGMAGIALGTATISSFIGGTLSVIVLVFMAPLLAGVALEFSASETFALAVFGLSIIASISGKSLVKGLIAGFVGLLISTVGLDPMGGYPRFTGGFVELMSVPFIPVMIGLFAAAEAFKSMETSGLLKNKAAALGRIIPPWSVYKGLLWTVLRSSGLGIFIGSIPGAGADIAAFVAYNEAKRFSKHPENFGKGELAGVAACESGANGCTGGAMLPMLTLGIPGDATTAVMLGALTLQGLQPGPLLFKDHSDLVFTLFAGLLFCYVVMLLVGLGSLRFIGKILQMPKSILTPTILALCVVGTYAINNSMFDIGIMLAAGVLGYFMEKWDFPPSPIVLALIMGPMAESNFRRALSLSNGSYDFLYTRPITATFLVIALLSMFYPVLRRFQQKRKAARLGSTSAA, encoded by the coding sequence ATGCAAGAACTGAATTTGCTTCTGAACGGTTTTGCCGCCCTGGCGCACCAGCCACTGGCATTGCTGCTGTCGGTGATTGGGGTTGCCGTGGGGATTGTGATCGGCGCCATGCCGGGACTGACCGCCACCATGGGGGTGGCGATCCTGCTGCCTTTCACTTTTGGCATGGACCCGGTGTCGGGGCTTCTGATGATTTCCGGTGTCTATTTCGGCGGTGTTTATGGCGGCTCCATCACCGCCATCCTGCTGAAGATTCCCGGCACACCTGCCGCAGCCGCCACCGCAATTGACGGTTTCGAGCTGACCAAAAAAGGCATGGCCGGCATTGCACTGGGCACTGCCACCATTTCCTCGTTCATCGGTGGGACTTTGAGTGTGATTGTGCTGGTGTTCATGGCACCGCTGCTGGCCGGTGTGGCCCTCGAATTCAGTGCGTCCGAGACCTTTGCTTTGGCAGTTTTTGGCCTGAGCATCATTGCCAGCATCTCGGGCAAGTCCCTGGTCAAGGGTCTGATTGCTGGTTTTGTCGGCTTGCTGATCTCGACCGTGGGGCTGGACCCCATGGGGGGCTACCCGCGGTTTACCGGCGGCTTTGTGGAGCTGATGAGTGTGCCCTTCATCCCGGTGATGATTGGTCTGTTTGCCGCCGCAGAGGCCTTCAAGTCGATGGAAACCAGTGGTTTGCTCAAGAACAAGGCAGCCGCGCTGGGCCGGATCATCCCGCCCTGGTCGGTGTACAAAGGTTTGTTGTGGACCGTCTTGCGCTCCTCAGGACTGGGCATTTTTATCGGCTCCATTCCCGGTGCTGGTGCCGATATTGCAGCGTTTGTGGCCTACAACGAAGCCAAACGTTTCAGCAAACACCCCGAGAACTTCGGCAAGGGTGAATTGGCTGGTGTGGCAGCCTGCGAATCCGGTGCCAATGGTTGTACCGGTGGCGCCATGTTGCCGATGCTGACCCTGGGCATCCCCGGTGATGCCACCACCGCCGTCATGCTGGGTGCCTTGACACTGCAGGGCCTGCAACCCGGCCCGCTGCTGTTCAAGGACCACAGCGACCTGGTGTTCACGCTGTTTGCCGGCCTGTTGTTCTGTTATGTGGTGATGCTGCTGGTGGGGCTGGGCTCCTTGCGCTTCATCGGCAAGATTTTGCAGATGCCCAAGTCGATCCTGACACCGACCATCCTGGCGCTGTGTGTGGTCGGCACCTATGCCATCAACAACAGCATGTTCGACATCGGCATCATGCTGGCCGCTGGTGTGCTGGGCTACTTCATGGAGAAATGGGACTTCCCGCCATCACCGATTGTTCTGGCCTTGATCATGGGCCCGATGGCCGAGAGCAACTTCCGCCGCGCCCTGTCACTGTCCAATGGCAGCTACGACTTCCTCTACACCCGCCCGATCACCGCCACCTTCCTGGTCATCGCCTTGCTGTCAATGTTCTACCCGGTGCTGCGCCGGTTCCAGCAAAAGCGCAAGGCAGCCCGTCTGGGCAGCACCAGCGCGGCCTGA
- a CDS encoding tripartite tricarboxylate transporter TctB family protein: MNSSETSAGTSLKPFGWNMEIVIGVLVSLLAIASLFFSYKFPSTGLATDIGAARFPQIYAAALLVLCALLISRHLIKSKQPPAQEAEMPAVQEEVRSYGRAFVGITSSILALAAMPYLGYGVVTVCYLSFLMGLMGMRHKLWNPLLAVLITATLYATFSVGLNVPLPLGSLFE; the protein is encoded by the coding sequence ATGAATTCATCTGAAACATCTGCTGGGACCAGCCTGAAACCGTTTGGCTGGAACATGGAGATCGTCATTGGCGTCTTGGTGTCCTTGTTGGCCATCGCCTCGCTCTTTTTCTCGTACAAGTTCCCAAGCACCGGCCTGGCCACCGACATCGGGGCGGCACGCTTCCCCCAAATATATGCGGCTGCGCTGCTGGTGTTGTGCGCCCTTTTGATCAGCCGCCACCTGATCAAGAGCAAACAGCCCCCTGCCCAAGAAGCCGAGATGCCTGCCGTGCAAGAGGAGGTTCGCAGCTATGGCCGAGCCTTTGTTGGCATCACCAGCTCAATACTGGCGCTGGCGGCCATGCCCTACCTCGGTTATGGCGTGGTCACCGTCTGTTATCTGTCTTTTCTGATGGGGTTGATGGGCATGAGACACAAGCTCTGGAATCCGCTGCTGGCGGTGCTGATCACGGCCACCTTGTATGCCACTTTCTCAGTCGGTCTGAACGTGCCTTTGCCGCTCGGCAGCCTGTTTGAATAA
- a CDS encoding tripartite tricarboxylate transporter substrate binding protein, translating into MKSKKVITRLLTAMCASTLLLGVSVRAAEYPTKPIEVIVPFAAGGGTDLVTRAFADTAKKYLPKSIGVVNKTGGGGAVGFSEIVMARPDGYKLGTGTVEIAMLPHMGLVQFSADDFAPIARLNAEPSAISVNVSAPWNTYEEFITYAKANPGKVRIGNSGTGAIWHLAAEALSEKTGAKFNNIPYDGANPAVTALLGNHIEAVTVSPAEVVSHVTAGKIKILAVMADQRLAAFDKVPTLKEKGVDLSIQTWRGIVVPKKTPQDVQDVLRAAAKKTAEDPAFKEQLAKMNLTYAYLDAPAFKAAIDKDNVFFKTLMTKLGLSK; encoded by the coding sequence ATGAAATCGAAAAAAGTGATAACGCGTTTGTTGACAGCCATGTGTGCCTCCACCCTGTTGCTGGGTGTGTCGGTTCGGGCCGCCGAGTACCCCACCAAACCGATCGAAGTGATCGTGCCATTTGCGGCCGGTGGGGGCACCGATCTGGTGACCCGCGCCTTTGCCGATACCGCCAAAAAATACCTGCCCAAATCCATCGGTGTGGTCAACAAGACCGGTGGGGGGGGTGCGGTGGGTTTTTCTGAGATCGTGATGGCACGCCCAGATGGCTACAAACTGGGTACCGGCACAGTGGAAATTGCCATGTTGCCGCACATGGGCCTGGTGCAGTTCAGCGCCGATGACTTTGCCCCGATTGCCCGCCTGAATGCCGAACCCTCGGCCATTTCGGTCAATGTGAGTGCCCCCTGGAACACCTATGAAGAGTTCATCACCTACGCGAAGGCCAACCCGGGCAAGGTGCGCATCGGCAATTCAGGCACCGGTGCCATCTGGCATCTGGCGGCAGAGGCCTTGTCCGAAAAGACCGGCGCCAAGTTCAACAACATCCCGTATGACGGTGCCAACCCCGCTGTGACCGCGCTGCTGGGCAACCACATTGAAGCCGTCACAGTCAGCCCGGCTGAAGTGGTCAGCCACGTGACCGCTGGCAAGATCAAGATCCTGGCCGTGATGGCTGACCAGCGTCTGGCTGCATTCGACAAGGTGCCCACGCTGAAAGAAAAAGGCGTGGACCTGAGCATCCAGACCTGGCGCGGCATTGTGGTGCCCAAGAAGACCCCACAAGACGTGCAAGACGTGTTGCGCGCCGCTGCCAAAAAGACGGCTGAAGACCCTGCCTTCAAGGAGCAGTTGGCCAAGATGAACCTGACCTACGCCTACCTTGACGCCCCGGCCTTCAAGGCGGCCATCGACAAAGACAACGTCTTCTTCAAGACGCTGATGACCAAACTCGGCCTCTCCAAATAA
- a CDS encoding 2-dehydro-3-deoxy-6-phosphogalactonate aldolase, which yields MTNTLHTRFEAALQHLPLVAILRGLTPAEAEPVAQTLYQAGFRLIEVPLNSPDPFTSIASIRQCLPKDALVGAGTVLEAEDVTRLKDIGGELVVMPHADTSVIRAAKALGLISMPGVVTPTEALAALKAGANALKLFPAELVTPAIVKAMRPILPKGTRLFPVGGITPDTMAPFLAVGVSGFGLGSALYSPGLPLTQLARQAECFVAAWKTQHAA from the coding sequence ATGACCAACACCCTTCACACCCGATTTGAAGCTGCGCTGCAGCATTTACCCCTGGTCGCCATTCTTCGCGGGCTGACCCCGGCCGAAGCCGAGCCCGTGGCCCAGACCCTGTACCAGGCCGGTTTTCGCCTGATCGAAGTGCCGCTGAACTCACCGGACCCGTTCACCAGCATTGCCAGCATCCGCCAGTGCCTGCCCAAGGATGCGCTGGTGGGTGCTGGGACGGTGCTCGAGGCGGAGGATGTGACACGCCTCAAAGACATCGGTGGCGAACTGGTGGTCATGCCCCATGCCGACACCAGCGTGATCCGCGCGGCCAAAGCCCTGGGGCTGATCAGCATGCCCGGCGTCGTCACCCCAACCGAGGCCCTGGCCGCGCTCAAAGCCGGTGCCAATGCCTTGAAGCTGTTCCCGGCCGAGCTGGTCACACCCGCCATCGTCAAGGCGATGCGGCCCATCTTGCCCAAGGGCACACGTTTGTTTCCGGTGGGTGGCATCACGCCAGACACCATGGCCCCTTTCCTTGCCGTGGGTGTCAGCGGTTTTGGATTGGGTTCCGCCCTGTATTCGCCTGGTCTGCCGTTGACACAGCTGGCCAGGCAAGCCGAATGCTTTGTGGCTGCGTGGAAGACGCAGCACGCTGCATAA
- a CDS encoding 2-dehydro-3-deoxygalactonokinase: MSNKHTELLPALIALDWGTSSLRAFLLGNAGQVLQTRSTAQGLQALPLPGAAGFEKAFADIAGDWLASWPQLPVVAGGMVGSAQGWKEAPYVRCPVDVGALARHSVSVPSGVGVDVVIAPGLLLDEADNPPDVIRGEEIQIAGALATNPALVEAATLVMPGTHSKWVQITAGQITHFSSYMTGEIFSVLVKHSILGRLMTEPASEEPSSAQAAFAQGVEAARHSQPGDFTHQIFAARTLGLTQRLPQPVLKNYLSGLLIGHELVSGLAKASAQRQTQGPLLLIGEPSLCQRYAQAFAILGVPVTGLLDNPAPRGLWEFAKALGLIHPPQDALH; the protein is encoded by the coding sequence ATGAGTAACAAGCACACCGAGCTCTTGCCTGCACTCATCGCACTGGACTGGGGCACATCGAGCCTGCGTGCCTTTTTGCTCGGAAACGCCGGCCAGGTCCTGCAGACCCGCAGCACCGCCCAGGGTTTACAAGCGCTGCCCCTGCCGGGAGCCGCTGGTTTCGAAAAAGCCTTTGCCGACATCGCCGGTGACTGGTTGGCCAGTTGGCCGCAGCTGCCGGTGGTGGCCGGTGGCATGGTAGGCAGTGCCCAGGGCTGGAAAGAAGCACCGTATGTGCGTTGCCCGGTGGATGTGGGTGCACTGGCCAGACACAGTGTGTCGGTGCCCAGTGGTGTGGGGGTGGATGTGGTGATTGCCCCCGGCTTGTTGCTGGACGAAGCCGACAACCCACCCGATGTGATCCGTGGTGAGGAAATCCAGATTGCGGGTGCCCTGGCAACCAACCCGGCGCTGGTCGAGGCCGCTACCCTGGTCATGCCCGGCACCCATTCCAAATGGGTGCAGATCACAGCGGGCCAGATCACCCATTTTTCCAGCTACATGACAGGTGAGATTTTCTCGGTGCTGGTCAAACACTCGATACTGGGTCGGTTGATGACCGAGCCAGCCAGCGAGGAGCCCAGCAGCGCCCAGGCTGCCTTTGCGCAAGGTGTCGAGGCCGCGCGCCACAGCCAGCCTGGCGACTTCACACACCAGATTTTTGCCGCCCGCACCCTGGGGCTGACCCAGCGTTTGCCACAGCCTGTGCTCAAGAACTACCTCTCGGGCCTGCTGATTGGCCACGAGCTGGTGTCTGGCCTGGCCAAAGCTTCGGCCCAGCGGCAGACCCAGGGGCCGCTGTTGCTGATTGGTGAACCCAGCCTGTGCCAGCGTTATGCCCAGGCCTTTGCCATCCTGGGTGTGCCGGTGACCGGCCTCCTCGACAACCCGGCGCCACGCGGTTTGTGGGAATTTGCCAAGGCGCTTGGGCTGATCCACCCACCACAGGATGCACTTCACTGA
- a CDS encoding IclR family transcriptional regulator has protein sequence MNTTDTTTLQSDTKDAQKGNGTQTLLRGLALLECVAQGISDVKGIAAHLGTPRSTTHRMLNSLVAEGYLHHVPYGGYSLGFRLIYLGTKAQEQRPLGALARPFLEELAAMTGDTVHLGTQEGNRVFYLDKISGTKGLEMRSRIGNRMPLASTGVGKALMLGLPPEAWQALYDEAVAEKVAAGEPVLLSPWPQFHEDMLSYRAQGWVMDLEENEIGIRCVGAPVRDVSGEVVAAVSVASAVPYTSRERMLDLGPMVRDVAQKISETLGLGKKQS, from the coding sequence ATGAACACCACAGACACAACAACGCTGCAAAGCGACACCAAAGACGCCCAAAAGGGCAACGGCACACAGACCCTGTTGCGTGGGCTGGCCCTACTGGAATGTGTGGCGCAGGGCATCTCGGACGTCAAAGGCATTGCCGCCCATCTGGGCACACCACGCAGCACCACCCACCGCATGCTCAACAGCCTGGTGGCCGAGGGTTATCTGCACCATGTGCCCTACGGCGGTTATTCGCTGGGTTTTCGGTTGATCTACCTGGGCACCAAGGCCCAGGAGCAACGCCCGCTGGGGGCACTGGCCCGGCCGTTCCTGGAAGAGCTGGCGGCCATGACCGGCGACACGGTGCACCTGGGCACCCAAGAAGGCAACCGGGTGTTTTATCTGGACAAGATCTCTGGCACCAAGGGCCTGGAAATGCGTTCACGCATCGGCAACCGCATGCCCCTGGCCTCCACCGGTGTCGGCAAGGCACTCATGTTGGGCTTGCCGCCAGAAGCCTGGCAAGCGCTCTACGACGAGGCTGTGGCCGAGAAGGTGGCAGCCGGTGAACCCGTCTTGCTGAGCCCGTGGCCGCAGTTCCACGAAGACATGCTGAGCTACCGGGCGCAGGGCTGGGTGATGGACCTGGAAGAAAACGAAATTGGCATCCGCTGCGTGGGCGCACCTGTCCGCGACGTCAGTGGTGAGGTGGTGGCCGCCGTGAGTGTGGCCAGCGCAGTGCCCTACACCTCCAGAGAACGCATGCTGGACCTGGGCCCGATGGTGCGTGATGTGGCGCAGAAGATTTCCGAAACATTGGGGCTGGGAAAAAAACAATCATGA
- a CDS encoding SDR family NAD(P)-dependent oxidoreductase — MFNDLKDKRVLITGSSAGIGLATAQAFARYGAKIGITAQAMSEGVPQTLEALRQLGGEAAFFEGDLCNTQACQDVVAQFVARFGGIDVLINNVGGLVGRQQITDIDDAFFDRVFDLNARSAHMVTKYAMPHLKASAQASGTTASVILVGSFASYMGGGPGASLYAAAKAWIHTIQKNWVTSYTKDGVRFNVVAPGTVDTAFHADKNDAVRAQINASIPMGRFATAQEVAPSFLFLASHACSGYITGQVINVNGGQYMP; from the coding sequence TTGTTCAATGACTTGAAAGACAAACGGGTTTTGATCACCGGCTCCAGCGCCGGTATCGGGCTGGCGACCGCGCAGGCTTTTGCGCGGTATGGCGCCAAGATTGGCATCACCGCCCAGGCCATGAGCGAGGGTGTGCCACAAACGCTGGAGGCCTTGCGCCAGCTCGGTGGGGAGGCCGCATTTTTTGAGGGTGACTTGTGCAACACCCAGGCCTGCCAAGACGTGGTGGCGCAGTTTGTGGCCCGATTCGGTGGCATCGATGTGCTCATCAACAACGTCGGGGGTCTGGTGGGCCGCCAGCAGATTACGGACATCGACGACGCCTTTTTTGACCGGGTGTTTGACCTCAACGCCCGCTCGGCCCACATGGTCACCAAGTACGCCATGCCCCACTTGAAAGCCTCGGCGCAGGCCAGTGGCACCACCGCCTCGGTGATTCTGGTGGGCTCGTTTGCCAGCTACATGGGTGGTGGCCCAGGTGCGTCGCTGTACGCGGCCGCCAAAGCCTGGATCCACACCATCCAGAAAAACTGGGTGACGTCTTACACCAAGGATGGTGTGCGCTTCAACGTGGTGGCGCCGGGCACCGTGGACACCGCATTCCACGCCGACAAAAACGACGCGGTGCGTGCCCAGATCAACGCCAGCATCCCGATGGGCCGTTTTGCCACGGCGCAGGAAGTGGCACCCAGCTTCCTGTTCCTGGCCTCACACGCCTGCAGTGGCTACATCACCGGCCAGGTCATCAACGTCAACGGTGGGCAGTACATGCCCTGA
- the aroD gene encoding type I 3-dehydroquinate dehydratase produces MPSPRPITLRGKPIAGGKLPLICAPLVGRSLDALMAELAVVLPKQPDVLEWRVDFFEQLADTQAVIAAARAIKKVAGPLPLLFTRRSTLEGGEPIALTEPQVIALYQAVCESQAIDLIDYEMANDPAHVAQVQACARANGVALVLSFHNFSETPAPEVLAAKFLLAEQLGADVAKVAVMPRDLDDVLTLLNATRRASQQLQIPLISMSMGPYGAVSRLVGGVFGSALSFAVGAASSAPGQVPIEDLAAVLQVLERAMGQPQI; encoded by the coding sequence ATGCCCAGCCCCCGACCCATCACCTTGCGTGGCAAACCCATCGCAGGCGGCAAACTGCCGCTGATCTGCGCCCCACTGGTCGGACGCAGTCTGGACGCGCTGATGGCCGAGCTGGCCGTGGTGCTGCCCAAACAGCCCGATGTGCTCGAGTGGCGGGTGGATTTTTTTGAACAGCTGGCAGACACCCAGGCCGTGATTGCCGCAGCCCGCGCCATCAAAAAGGTGGCGGGCCCGCTGCCGCTGCTGTTCACCCGGCGCTCCACCCTTGAAGGCGGTGAACCGATCGCGCTGACCGAACCGCAGGTGATTGCCCTGTACCAAGCGGTGTGTGAGAGCCAGGCCATCGACCTGATCGACTACGAAATGGCCAACGACCCGGCCCACGTGGCCCAGGTGCAGGCCTGTGCCCGCGCCAACGGTGTGGCGCTGGTGCTGTCGTTCCACAACTTCTCTGAAACCCCGGCGCCCGAGGTGCTGGCCGCCAAGTTCTTGTTGGCCGAACAACTCGGCGCCGATGTGGCCAAGGTGGCGGTCATGCCGCGTGACCTGGACGATGTGTTGACCCTGCTGAACGCGACCCGCCGCGCCAGCCAGCAGCTGCAGATTCCGCTCATCAGCATGTCGATGGGGCCGTATGGTGCGGTCAGCCGCCTGGTCGGTGGCGTGTTTGGCTCAGCCCTGAGTTTTGCCGTGGGCGCCGCCAGCTCGGCCCCCGGCCAGGTACCGATTGAGGACCTGGCAGCGGTGCTGCAGGTGCTGGAGCGGGCCATGGGCCAGCCCCAGATTTAG
- a CDS encoding TetR/AcrR family transcriptional regulator, whose translation MTPLQRSQLQPTLDDSAKGQIRQANEARILAAAERVFAGAGFGGATMAAIADEAGLPKANLHYYFGAKQDLYRAVLAHTLQDWLVPTEVFTPEADPRTAIEAYIRAKMALAMLRPHASRVFANELLHGAPVVKQLLATELRPLVLAKAEVINQWVRSGRMAPVDPIHLFFTLWAATQTYADFEVQVCAVLGQDTFTANDQSQATEHVVSLLLRGCGL comes from the coding sequence ATGACACCGCTCCAACGCAGCCAACTCCAGCCGACCCTCGACGACAGCGCCAAGGGCCAGATCCGCCAGGCCAACGAAGCGCGCATTTTGGCCGCAGCAGAGCGGGTGTTTGCCGGTGCCGGTTTTGGCGGCGCCACCATGGCCGCGATTGCCGACGAGGCCGGTTTGCCCAAGGCCAACCTGCACTATTACTTTGGCGCCAAACAGGATCTGTACCGCGCGGTGCTGGCCCACACCTTGCAGGACTGGCTGGTGCCCACCGAAGTCTTCACCCCCGAGGCCGATCCCCGAACGGCGATCGAGGCCTACATCCGCGCCAAGATGGCACTCGCCATGCTGCGGCCCCACGCCTCACGCGTGTTTGCCAATGAACTCCTGCACGGCGCACCAGTGGTTAAACAGCTGCTGGCCACCGAGCTGCGCCCATTGGTCCTGGCCAAGGCTGAGGTGATTAACCAGTGGGTGCGCAGTGGCCGGATGGCACCGGTCGACCCGATCCATTTGTTTTTCACCCTGTGGGCCGCCACCCAGACCTATGCCGACTTTGAGGTGCAGGTCTGCGCGGTGCTGGGGCAAGACACGTTCACCGCGAATGACCAGTCGCAAGCCACCGAACATGTGGTGAGCCTGCTGCTGCGTGGCTGTGGTTTATAA
- a CDS encoding ABC transporter substrate-binding protein: protein MSRSSKFSSGLMAAVLAVCGVTASMGASAADKVTVQLKWLPQAQFAGYYVAQSKGYYKAEGLDVTIKPGGPDISPVQVIAGNGADVVVNWMPDALAAREAGVPLVNIAQVFNQSGLMLTCKKASGVSSPKDFKGKTLGVWYGGNEYPFLNWMAKLGYKPGTDIKILKQGFNVDPLLQNQAACISTMIYNEYWQVVDAGVKESDLVTFFYEKEGVASLEDGLYVMEAKLKDPAFVAKMGKFLKATFKGWNDAVKNPAEAAKIVVANDMSGSASEKVQQRQMENVAKLISNAGTAKIGYLEPAAYERTVKVLLAAGSSPVIKKDPGKAAYSHVVWEASAK, encoded by the coding sequence ATGAGTCGTTCTTCCAAGTTCTCCAGCGGCCTGATGGCTGCGGTACTGGCCGTGTGTGGCGTGACTGCCAGCATGGGCGCCAGCGCGGCCGACAAGGTCACCGTGCAGCTCAAATGGCTGCCACAGGCGCAGTTTGCCGGTTACTACGTGGCGCAAAGCAAGGGCTACTACAAGGCCGAGGGGCTGGACGTGACGATCAAACCCGGTGGCCCGGATATCTCGCCTGTGCAGGTGATTGCGGGCAATGGCGCTGACGTGGTGGTGAACTGGATGCCTGACGCCCTGGCCGCACGCGAAGCCGGTGTGCCGCTGGTCAACATCGCCCAGGTGTTCAACCAGTCCGGCCTGATGCTGACCTGCAAAAAGGCCAGCGGTGTGAGCAGCCCGAAAGACTTCAAAGGCAAGACCCTGGGTGTCTGGTACGGTGGCAACGAGTACCCGTTCCTGAACTGGATGGCCAAGCTGGGCTACAAACCCGGCACCGACATCAAGATCCTCAAACAAGGCTTCAACGTCGACCCGCTGCTGCAAAACCAGGCCGCCTGTATCTCGACCATGATCTACAACGAGTACTGGCAGGTGGTGGACGCGGGTGTCAAAGAAAGCGATCTGGTCACCTTCTTCTATGAAAAAGAAGGCGTGGCCTCGCTCGAAGACGGCTTGTATGTGATGGAAGCCAAACTCAAAGACCCGGCTTTTGTGGCCAAGATGGGCAAGTTCCTCAAAGCCACGTTCAAGGGCTGGAACGACGCGGTCAAGAACCCGGCCGAGGCCGCCAAGATTGTGGTTGCCAACGACATGTCAGGCAGCGCGTCTGAAAAAGTGCAGCAACGCCAGATGGAAAACGTGGCCAAGCTGATCAGCAACGCGGGCACGGCCAAGATCGGGTACCTGGAGCCCGCCGCCTATGAGCGCACGGTCAAGGTGCTGCTGGCTGCGGGCAGTTCACCGGTGATCAAGAAAGACCCGGGCAAAGCCGCCTACAGCCATGTGGTGTGGGAAGCGTCGGCCAAGTAA
- a CDS encoding ABC transporter permease: MKLSLVKALVFAVCSLAGACLLFIHPAAQGKLPEGGSPDAVFWLASLVIAALAVESVRLLAALDGSRWLGTATAALFGLWVLYFWQLLVVAFEVPRVLLPPPGLILQSLGEHSEVLWGDFVQTVLKAVLIGWALGSGLGFAVAVAIDRLPFLQRGLLPLASLTSTVPLVAVAPIAVMWFGFEWPSKAAVVVLMTFFPMMVSTLAGLKATGKLERELMFSYAASYGRTLLALRLPACMPFIFGALKVNATLALIGAIVAEFFGSPTAGLGFRISTEASRMNMPLVWSAIVVAAVTGSLVYALLVQCERRVAFWHPSVRGL, translated from the coding sequence ATGAAACTCTCGCTGGTCAAAGCCCTGGTGTTTGCGGTGTGCAGCCTGGCGGGGGCGTGTTTGTTGTTCATCCATCCAGCCGCACAAGGAAAGCTGCCCGAAGGCGGCTCGCCGGACGCGGTGTTCTGGTTGGCCAGTCTGGTCATCGCAGCGCTGGCGGTGGAGTCGGTGCGCTTGTTGGCCGCCCTGGATGGCAGCCGCTGGCTTGGCACCGCCACCGCAGCACTGTTTGGCCTGTGGGTCCTCTACTTCTGGCAGCTGCTGGTGGTGGCGTTTGAGGTGCCACGTGTGTTGTTGCCACCGCCGGGCCTGATCCTGCAGTCCCTCGGTGAACACAGTGAGGTGTTGTGGGGCGACTTTGTGCAGACCGTGCTCAAGGCGGTGTTGATTGGCTGGGCACTGGGCTCAGGCCTGGGTTTTGCCGTGGCGGTAGCGATTGATCGGCTACCGTTTTTGCAGCGTGGCCTGCTGCCGCTGGCATCACTCACCAGCACGGTGCCGCTGGTGGCGGTGGCCCCGATTGCGGTGATGTGGTTTGGTTTCGAGTGGCCGTCCAAGGCCGCAGTGGTGGTGCTGATGACCTTTTTCCCGATGATGGTCTCGACCCTGGCCGGGCTCAAGGCCACCGGCAAGCTGGAGCGCGAGCTGATGTTCAGTTATGCCGCCAGTTACGGCCGTACCCTGCTGGCGCTGCGCCTGCCCGCTTGCATGCCTTTCATTTTTGGGGCACTCAAAGTCAACGCCACGCTGGCGCTGATCGGTGCCATTGTGGCCGAGTTTTTTGGCTCACCCACTGCCGGACTGGGTTTCAGGATTTCGACCGAGGCCTCGCGCATGAACATGCCGCTGGTCTGGAGCGCCATTGTGGTGGCGGCGGTGACCGGCTCACTGGTTTATGCACTGCTGGTGCAGTGTGAGCGCCGGGTGGCGTTCTGGCACCCCTCGGTGCGCGGACTCTGA